In Odontesthes bonariensis isolate fOdoBon6 chromosome 6, fOdoBon6.hap1, whole genome shotgun sequence, one genomic interval encodes:
- the prlrb gene encoding prolactin receptor b: protein MRRGLGLVTLLLLFAALQCNGTSPPGKPVMVGCRSPEKETFTCWWKPGSDGGLPTVHHLYYEKDQSNRIFECPDYHSAGSNSCFFDKTHTSIWEEYHLTVVASNVLGNTSSDPVKIDVMKILKPDAPENVTLWVRESDRSPYLHISWQRPHNTGIGSGWVTIKYQLRVKQENNEDWEYHNSGTETNFNRYNIEPGAVHMVQVRCTIDHSSWSEWSNTTFVKIPNFVENEKPSWILVSTLSSIPLLATLCVLVMKRKSVKQWLLPPVPGPKIRGVDVQLLKNGRSEDVVNALIGLQNFPPTTEWMNQVEEYLIVSDSSEWLLSHPYTSGKRKKSLIIPAGFHLDSKIQCKEINPSDCEKAEDSKDKKDNLDTLNSKPLRLTTKKQQCPSVNFINEEAAVQHTAASESTIQPLANTGYVDIQRHEKMPEDYRRVSEVSGENILILENVSVGSDIPSWEESMPQDYSRVKEVNSDNMVFLQKRNESADSLSQEKDNHGSEWSAQEPKKPHVTECSKGMCTELIGNGYVDSVPKFSVK from the exons ATGAGGAGAGGTCTCGGGCTGGTGACGCTCTTGCTGCTGTTTGCAGCTCTACAGTGCAACG GTACATCTCCACCAGGGAAACCAGTTATGGTTGGCTGTAGGTCACCCGAGAAGGAGACATTTACCTGTTGGTGGAAACCAGGCTCTGATGGAGGGCTGCCAACTGTACACCATCTCTACTACGAGAAAGACCA GTCAAACAGAATCTTCGAGTGTCCGGACTACCACTCAGCGGGAAGTAACTCCTGTTTCTTTGACAAGACCCACACTAGTATCTGGGAAGAATATCATCTGACAGTGGTGGCCTCCAATGTGCTCGGGAATACATCCTCAGATCCCGTAAAGATCGATGTGATGAAAATCT TGAAGCCTGACGCTCCTGAAAACGTCACCTTGTGGGTAAGAGAGAGCGACCGCAGTCCGTATCTCCATATCAGCTGGCAACGTCCCCACAACACAGGCATCGGGTCGGGCTGGGTTACCATCAAATATCAGCTAAGAgtcaaacaagaaaacaatgaagactGGGAG taTCACAATTCAGGTACAGAGACCAATTTCAACCGGTACAACATTGAACCTGGTGCAGTGCATATGGTTCAAGTGCGCTGCACAATCGACCACAGCTCCTGGAGCGAGTGGAGCAACACCACCTTTGTGAAAATCCCCAACT ttgTTGAAAATGAGAAACCCTCTTGGATACTGGTCTCCACCTTGTCTTCAATTCCATTGTTGGCAACTCTGTGTGTCTTGGTCATGAAAAGGAAATC TGTGAAGCAATGGCTTCTGCCCCCTGTTCCTGGTCCGAAGATAAGAGGAGTTGATGTTCAACTTCTCAAG AATGGGCGATCTGAGGACGTTGTTAATGCTCTGATTGGCCTCCAGAACTTTCCTCCCACGACCGAGTGGATGAACCAGGTTGAGGAGTATCTCATTGTGTCTGACAGTAGCGAATGGCTGTTGTCACATCCCTACACATctggaaagaggaagaaaagcctGATTATTCCTGCTGGTTTCCATTTAGATTCCAAAATCCAATGTAAAGAGATAAATCCAAGTGACTGTGAAAAAGCTGAGGACAGCAAGGACAAAAAGGATAACTTGGACACCTTGAACTCGAAGCCCCTCAGGCTGACTACAAAGAAGCAGCAGTGTCCGAGTGTAAACTTTATAAACGAAGAGGCAGCAGtccagcacacagcagcttctGAGAGCACCATCCAACCCCTCGCAAACACTGGCTATGTGGATATCCAGAGACATGAGAAGATGCCAGAGGACTACAGGAGAGTGTCAGAGGTGAGCGGTGAGAATATCCTCATCCTCGAGAACGTCTCTGTAGGCTCTGACATTCCGAGTTGGGAGGAGAGCATGCCACAGGACTACAGCAGGGTCAAAGAGGTGAACAGTGATAACATGGTTTTCCTGCAGAAACGCAATGAATCAGCTGATTCTTTGTCTCAGGAAAAGGATAACCACGGCTCAGAGTGGAGCGCTCAGGAACCAAAAAAACCTCATGTGACTGAATGCAGCAAAGGAATGTGCACGGAGCTCATTGGTAATGGATACGTAGATTCTGTTCCTAAGTTTTCAGTGAAGTGA
- the LOC142382040 gene encoding selenocysteine insertion sequence-binding protein 2-like: MDKESKLSSAVPDFDHKHQRTPRRGASGPHTASNPPVVLPNPHLSDQILRRNWSDVSLTPAGKGGDVSRSHGYRSSRPMRETSAYFPQRNRCIRDPPPKTSKSNNDSQGKIMGKNSVEAPKKGFRGTRSAPNSARTSTPAETNLAAFEVKMADFPELAGVSLSKATAPAVQKDCWGPSPLSTSPQSPILASSFRVGRRRSPRRHDSPQDAHDAKPDASVFPAAQSVATSWANIASQPPKKMVPTDWTNCNDVKQMDDLAAQKEEGALGKKKRKKKKKKKNGVEGAEAEPEDLQVPQEPPKFEDEEEFPGLAVAFTGTDRLITSSNTKLCSKENQREAGQHQSADPNKEKSPAGKTQHTETTKKGQKADKVSGKKSKAPVQLDIGNMLATLEKKQQSQKAKQDAKPVILSVGGGLPVVPKQPLVQKKLHWQQDKIAHNPLDSTSPLVKKGKQREVPKAKKPTPLKKVILKEREERKQKRLLEERGLLPENESLLSHDATEEQCDADAADAADAADEKETPSEEFDDQLEFNSRSPLIGEGDEEADKDETKQQAITPPANTPKIHSRKFRDYCNQMLRKDVDECVTTLLKELVRFQDRLYQKDPMKARMKRRLVMGLREVLKHLKLKKVKCVVISPNCERIQSKGGLDEALQTIIDTCREQGVPFVFALSRKALGRCVNKAVPVSLVGIFNYDGAQDYYHKMIELSSDARRAYEVMVSSLEQSGEPDTELEATAEELEKSSLAEEPNPGPNTSEEPEYMKIWKKMLENKCNHAFLNFAEQLNSMHLDSECTEEKS, translated from the exons atgGACAAG GAGAGCAAACTCTCATCTGCTGTCCCGGATTTTGACCATAAACATCAGAGGACACCGAGAAGAGGGGCTTCTGGTCCGCACACAGCCTCAAATCCTCCTGTGGTGTTACCAAATCCTCATTTGTCCGACCAAATTTTAAGAAG GAACTGGTCAGATGTGAGCCTGACACCAGCAGGGAAAGGAGGAGATGTGTCAAGGAGTCATGGCTACAGAAGCAGTCGCCCTATGAGAGAGACCAGTGCCTATTTCCCACAGAGAAACAGGTGCATACGGGATCCGCCACCAAAG ACATCCAAAAGCAACAATGACTCTCAGGGAAAAATCATGGGGAAGAACTCAGTGGAGGCACCGAAAAAAG GCTTTAGAGGTACCAGGTCAGCGCCGAACTCTGCGAGGACGTCGACGCCAGCGGAGACCAACTTGGCTGCGTTCGAAGTGAAGATGGCTGATTTTCCAGAGTTGGCTGGAGTTTCGCTGAGCAAAGCGACTGCTCCTGCAGTTCAGAAAGATTGCTGGGGTCCAAGTCCTCTGTCCACAAGCCCCCAATCACCAATTCTGGCATCTTCCTTTAGG GTCGGCAGGAGAAGATCCCCAAGGCGGCATGACTCCCCACAAGATGCCCATGATGCAAAGCCAGACGCCTCTGTTTTTCCAGCAG CTCAGTCAGTGGCGACGTCGTGGGCCAATATCGCTTCTCAGCCTCCCAAAAAAATGGTCCCTACAGACTGGACAAACTGTAACGACGTCAAGCAG ATGGATGACCTGGCTGCGCAGAAGGAAGAGGGAGCCCTTGGAAAGAAAAAacggaagaaaaagaagaagaagaaaaatggtgTTGAAGGTGCAGAAGCTGAGCCAGAGGATCTCCAAGTTCCTCAAGAGCCTCCAAAatttgag gatGAAGAGGAATTCCCTGGCTTGGCTGTTGCTTTTACAGGGACCGACAGGCTAATAACCAGCAGCAATACAAAGCTATGCAGTAAG gaaaaccAAAGAGAAGCAGGTCAGCATCAGTCAGCTGACCCGAACAAGGAAAAGTCACCTGCTGGGAAAACTCAGCACACAGAAACGACTAAAAAAGGACAG AAAGCCGACAAAGTCTCTGGGAAAAAGAGCAAGGCTCCCGTCCAGCTGGACATCGGAAACATGTTGGCTACTCTGGAAAAGAAGCAACAATCTCAGAAAGCCAAGCAGGACGCCAAGCCGGTCATTCTGTCAG TTGGGGGAGGACTTCCTGTTGTCCCAAAGCAACCATTGGTCCAGAAGAAGCTGCACTGGCAGCAGGATAAGATTGCACACAATCCCTTGGACTCAACCAGTCCTTTGGTCAAAAAAGGCAAGCAAAGAGAGGTGCCCAAGGCCAAGAAACCGACTCCTCTTAAGAAA GTAATTttgaaagaaagagaagagagGAAACAGAAACGTTTGTTAGAGGAGAGAGGATTACTGCCTGAAAACGAGTCCCTACTCTCCCATGATGCTACAGAGGAGCAGTGTGATGCAGATGCTGCAGATGCTGCAGATGCTGCAG ATGAGAAGGAGACTCCAAGCGAGGAATTCGATGATCAGCTGGAGTTCAACAGTAGAAGTCCACTCATAGGAGAGGGTGATGAAGAGGCTGACAAAGATGAGACCAAACAGCAAGCCATCACCCCCCCAGCCAATACACCCAAAATACACAGCCGGAAGTTCAGAGA CTACTGCAACCAGATGTTGAGGAAGGACGTGGATGAGTGTGTGACGACCCTGCTGAAGGAGCTGGTGCGTTTCCAGGACCGTCTGTACCAGAAGGACCCCATGAAGGCCCGCATGAAGAGGCGGCTCGTGATGGGCCTTCGAGAAGTCCTGAAGCACCTCAAGCTCAAGAAGGTCAAATGTGTCGTCATCTCGCCAAACTGTGAACGCATCCAGTCCAAAG GTGGTCTGGACGAGGCCCTCCAGACTATCATCGACACGTGCCGTGAACAAGGCGTACCGTTCGTGTTTGCACTTTCAAGGAAAGCCTTGGGACGCTGTGTCAACAAGGCTGTGCCCGTCAGCCTGGTGGGCATCTTCAACTACGACGGGGCACAG GACTACTATCACAAGATGATCGAGTTGTCATCTGACGCCAGGAGAGCCTACGAAgtgatggtgtcaagcctggaGCAGAGTGGCGAGCCAGATACAGAGCTGGAAGCAACTGCAGAGGAGCTGGAGAAGAGCAGCCTGGCTGAGGAACCTAATCCTGGTCCCAACACCTCAGAGGAACCGGAGTATA TGAAAATCTGGAAGAAGATGTTGGAGAACAAATGCAACCACGCATTTCTGAACTTTGCGGAGCAGTTGAACTCCATGCACTTGGACAGTGAATGTACAGAGGAGAAAAGTTGA
- the LOC142382044 gene encoding major facilitator superfamily domain-containing protein 10-like translates to MAAVKNSSDDGDSFSSRIICIVFFILLLDLLGFTLILPLLPSILDHYAQTGDGTYQSLQTVVDWFREVIGIPMEKKYNTVLFGGLIGSLFSLLQFLSSPVTGALSDRHGRRPLLILTTLGMMSSYAVWAVSRSFSMFLLFRVIGGICKGNVSLCTAIIADLPCPKARNRGMAIIGVAFSVGFTFGPLMGAFFAISSRTTENVFYQIPALLALVFSAADLLFIWLMLPETLTKDIKASSAECSDSRDLLNPLSLFHFTAVTRTNDPPSKEKMQKLRVLGLVYFCYLFLFSGLEFTLSFLTHQRFKFTSMQQGKMFFFIGVIMALIQGGYARRIKPGKHIRAVRMAILTLIPAFILIGLSWNIAMLYIGLAIYAYAAALVVPCLSTVVSDHGSASQKGTVMGILRSLGALARALGPVVSSSVYWIAGAQTCFLITSASFVVPLVLLSKIKRLKEK, encoded by the exons atggcagctgtgaaaaattcTTCAGACGATGGAGACTCCTTCTCATCCAGGATCATCTGCATTGTGTTTTTCATCTTGCTTTTGGACCTGCTTGGATTTACTCTGATTCTACCTCTGCTGCCTTCCATTTTGGACCACTATGCACAAACGGGG GATGGCACATATCAGTCCTTGCAGACTGTTGTGGACTGGTTCAGGGAAGTTATTGGAATTCCCATGGAAAAGAAATACAACACTGTTCTGTTTGGAG GTCTGATTGGATCGCTTTTTTCTTTGCTGCAGTTCCTGTCATCGCCTGTAACGGGGGCTCTGTCAGACCGTCATGGCCGACGACCCCTGCTTATTCTTACCACA TTAGGGATGATGTCTTCCTATGCGGTCTGGGCTGTTTCCCGGAGCTtcagcatgtttcttttgtttcGGGTAATTGGGGGCATTTGTAAGGGCAATGTCAGCCTCTGCACTGCCATCATAGCTGACTTGCCTTGTCCAAAAGCACGGAACAGAGGAATG GCAATTATCGGTGTTGCCTTCTCTGTGGGGTTCACTTTTGGACCTTTGATGGGTGCCTTCTTTGCCATTAGCTCCAGAACAACAGAAAATGTTTTCTACCAAATTCCAGCGCTGCTGGCCTTGGTCTTCAGTGCTGCCGATCTGCTCTTTATTTGGCTTATGCTCCCAGAGACATTAACAAAGGACATAAAG GCTTCATCTGCTGAGTGTTCGGACTCCCGTGACCTCCTCAACCCGctgtctttgtttcattttacaGCTGTTACCAGGACAAATGATCCACCTTCAAAAGAAA AAATGCAGAAGCTCCGAGTGTTGGGCCTGGTTTATTTCTGCTACCTCTTCCTGTTCTCCGGTCTAGAGTTTACTCTGAGTTTTCTGACTCACCAGCGCTTCAAGTTTACAAG TATGCAGCAAGGAAAGATGTTTTTCTTCATTGGTGTTATCATGGCTTTAATCCAGGGAGGTTACGCTCGAAGAATCAAACCTGGGAAACATATCAGGGCTGTTCGTATG gcaatCTTAACATTGATCCCAGCCTTTATCCTCATTGGGTTATCGTGGAATATAGCAATGCTTTACATTGGCTTGGCAATATACGCATATG CGGCTGCACTAGTAGTGCCCTGCCTGTCAACAGTCGTTTCAGACCACG GTTCGGCCAGTCAGAAAGGCACTGTTATGGGGATCCTGCGGAGTTTGGGCGCTCTGGCCAGAGCACTCGGACCGGTTGTGTCATCATCGG TTTACTGGATTGCAGGAGCTCAAACCTGTTTTCTCATCACATCAGCTTCTTTTGTGGTACCCCTTGTTCTGCTGAGCAAAATCAAGAGGCTAAAAGAGAAATAA